From one Phycisphaerae bacterium genomic stretch:
- a CDS encoding UbiA family prenyltransferase: MTAVVSAVRTWAEMVKLQHSVFALPFALIATFLAGRHLEGRTWPYPGQIALIIVCMVAARSAAMTFNRIVDASIDARNPRTANRPLPAGKLSFAAAWLMWGLSAVTFAMGCVGFFVWYGNTWPILLSGPVLAYICGYSFAKRFTRWSHFYLGSAIAIAPVAAWIAIDPASLGWSALVLLGVVTFWIGGFDIIYACQDIDIDHRDGLFSLPSRLGPAPALWIARFAHALVVVGLIGLGILENLGPVYAAGVAIAALLLVIENSLVRPGDYRYVNLAFFTVNGVVSLVLAATAIVDLAAG; encoded by the coding sequence ATGACCGCGGTGGTTTCGGCCGTTCGAACCTGGGCGGAGATGGTCAAACTTCAGCACTCCGTCTTTGCCCTTCCATTTGCGTTGATCGCGACATTTCTGGCCGGGCGGCACCTGGAAGGCCGCACGTGGCCCTATCCCGGCCAGATCGCACTCATCATCGTCTGCATGGTCGCGGCGCGCAGCGCAGCCATGACCTTCAACCGCATCGTCGATGCCTCCATCGATGCCCGCAACCCGCGCACGGCCAATCGTCCGCTCCCCGCGGGCAAGCTATCCTTCGCCGCGGCCTGGCTGATGTGGGGGCTCTCCGCGGTTACCTTCGCCATGGGCTGCGTGGGCTTCTTCGTGTGGTACGGGAACACCTGGCCGATTCTCCTTTCGGGACCCGTACTGGCCTACATCTGCGGATATTCCTTTGCCAAGCGATTCACGCGCTGGTCGCACTTCTACCTGGGCTCGGCCATTGCCATCGCGCCGGTTGCGGCGTGGATCGCGATCGACCCGGCAAGCCTGGGGTGGTCCGCGCTGGTCCTCCTGGGCGTGGTGACCTTCTGGATCGGCGGGTTCGACATCATTTACGCGTGCCAGGACATTGACATCGATCATCGAGATGGGTTGTTCAGCCTCCCATCGCGACTGGGCCCTGCCCCGGCCTTGTGGATCGCACGATTCGCCCACGCCCTGGTCGTCGTGGGGCTGATCGGTCTGGGGATTCTGGAGAATCTCGGCCCGGTGTACGCTGCCGGCGTGGCGATTGCGGCGCTGCTTCTCGTGATCGAAAACTCGCTTGTACGGCCGGGAGATTATCGCTACGTCAATCTCGCGTTTTTCACGGTGAATGGTGTGGTGAGCCTGGTGCTCGCGGCCACCGCAATTGTGGATCTGGCAGCGGGGTAA
- a CDS encoding superoxide dismutase, whose product MAFELPKLPYGFDALEPHIDAKTMEIHHGKHHATYVAKLNEALEKEPSLKSKSIEELLSGIGSIPDSVRTAVNNHGGGHLNHSIFWNNMSPKGGGKPGGDLAKAIDSTFGGFDKFREQFTAAASSHFGSGWSWLCADSGGKLVVRSFLNQNSPLTEGYKPLLGLDVWEHAYYLKYQNKRPEYISAWWNVVNWDDVAGRFAKAGK is encoded by the coding sequence ATGGCCTTTGAACTTCCCAAGCTGCCGTATGGGTTCGATGCACTCGAACCGCATATCGATGCCAAGACGATGGAGATTCATCACGGGAAACACCATGCCACATACGTTGCCAAGCTGAATGAGGCCCTTGAGAAGGAGCCTTCACTGAAGTCGAAGTCGATCGAGGAGCTGCTCAGTGGGATCGGCTCGATTCCGGACAGCGTACGCACGGCCGTCAACAATCACGGCGGCGGACACCTCAACCACTCGATTTTCTGGAATAACATGAGCCCCAAGGGCGGGGGAAAACCGGGCGGCGACCTGGCCAAGGCGATCGATTCGACGTTTGGCGGATTCGACAAGTTTCGGGAGCAGTTCACGGCCGCGGCTTCTTCGCACTTCGGCAGCGGCTGGTCTTGGCTCTGCGCCGACAGCGGCGGCAAGCTCGTGGTGCGGTCCTTCCTCAACCAGAACAGCCCGCTCACCGAGGGCTACAAGCCGCTGCTCGGGCTGGACGTCTGGGAGCACGCCTATTATTTGAAGTACCAGAACAAGCGACCCGAATACATCAGCGCCTGGTGGAACGTGGTAAACTGGGACGACGTGGCCGGCCGATTTGCCAAGGCCGGCAAATAG
- a CDS encoding UbiX family flavin prenyltransferase: MSESRKRIVVGITGASGAKYATRLVDCLVHGAAEVHLIVTPLGKRLLLDELGIQRITAETLIGRESAQLFIHPYGDVGSKLGSGSFLTDGMIVCPCSSNTLASLAAGLADNLLDRAAAVTLKEMRRLVVVPREMPMSRIDLLNALRLSKAGAVICPASPGFYMLPRTMDDLVDFVVGKLLDLVGVPHELNTRWSQQLERSKEDRGEARNVGGDVA, from the coding sequence GTGAGCGAATCGCGAAAACGGATTGTCGTGGGCATTACCGGGGCCAGCGGGGCGAAGTATGCCACCCGCCTTGTCGATTGTCTGGTGCACGGCGCGGCGGAGGTCCACCTCATTGTTACGCCGCTGGGCAAGCGACTTCTGCTGGACGAGTTGGGCATTCAACGAATCACCGCGGAAACGCTCATCGGGCGGGAATCGGCACAGCTCTTCATTCACCCGTACGGAGATGTGGGATCCAAGCTCGGCAGCGGGAGCTTTCTGACCGACGGAATGATCGTTTGCCCGTGCAGCAGCAACACCCTGGCCTCGCTCGCCGCCGGACTGGCCGACAATCTGCTCGATCGTGCCGCGGCCGTGACCCTCAAGGAGATGCGCCGCCTGGTTGTCGTCCCCCGGGAAATGCCCATGAGCCGCATCGATTTGCTCAACGCGCTGCGGCTCAGCAAAGCCGGTGCGGTCATCTGCCCCGCCTCGCCGGGGTTTTACATGCTGCCGCGAACGATGGACGATCTCGTCGATTTCGTGGTCGGTAAGCTGCTCGATCTGGTGGGCGTGCCCCACGAGCTCAACACGCGCTGGTCGCAGCAACTCGAGCGCAGCAAGGAAGATCGCGGCGAGGCGCGGAATGTGGGCGGGGACGTCGCATGA
- the ubiE gene encoding bifunctional demethylmenaquinone methyltransferase/2-methoxy-6-polyprenyl-1,4-benzoquinol methylase UbiE yields MTTETERVWTDQLLTDPHAVQDKRERVRTMFNAIAPRYELVNRVFSLGRDGYWRRRAVSLAKVHAEDDVLDIACGTGDFARAFHAAGPRSVTGCDFAEDMVRLARERSPDSIEFREADALALPFPDASFSIVSCAFGVRNLQDLDAGFREMHRVLRPGGQAVILEFTRPENRVLRGLYEFYCHRIMPFGATWISGDRTGAYRYLPRSVVSFADASEMADRLRQAGFQRCAWTPLTFGAVTVLIAQRKSHE; encoded by the coding sequence ATGACGACCGAGACCGAACGCGTCTGGACTGACCAACTTCTGACCGACCCGCACGCGGTTCAGGACAAGCGCGAGCGCGTGCGGACCATGTTCAACGCCATCGCGCCGCGCTATGAGTTGGTCAACCGCGTGTTCAGCCTGGGACGCGACGGTTACTGGCGGCGGCGGGCGGTTTCGCTCGCGAAGGTCCATGCAGAGGATGATGTCCTGGACATCGCCTGCGGGACCGGCGATTTCGCTCGTGCCTTTCATGCCGCCGGACCCCGGTCGGTGACGGGCTGCGACTTCGCGGAAGACATGGTTCGCCTGGCACGGGAGCGGTCGCCGGATTCTATTGAGTTTCGCGAGGCCGACGCGCTGGCGCTGCCCTTTCCCGACGCATCGTTCAGCATCGTCTCCTGCGCTTTCGGTGTTCGCAACCTCCAGGATCTGGACGCGGGCTTTCGAGAGATGCATCGCGTTCTTCGACCCGGCGGTCAGGCGGTTATTCTGGAATTCACCCGGCCGGAGAACCGTGTCCTGCGCGGACTCTACGAGTTCTATTGCCATCGCATCATGCCCTTCGGTGCGACCTGGATCAGCGGAGACCGTACGGGCGCGTATCGCTACCTTCCGCGTTCGGTGGTATCGTTTGCAGATGCCTCGGAAATGGCGGATCGTCTGCGGCAGGCCGGGTTCCAACGCTGCGCGTGGACGCCGCTGACATTCGGGGCGGTAACGGTTCTCATCGCCCAGCGCAAGTCCCATGAATGA
- a CDS encoding carbonic anhydrase: MERSLARLVDGIRRFEERTVLANKEFYRHLADGQRPIAMVIACSDSRVDPQLFLQTQPGELFVMRNAGNIVPPYGLPGSSEAATIEFALQGLNIPHLIVCGHTHCGAMTRLMSDTPQQDLPAVTAWIGHAESVRRIVHSRMGSGDSPDHIQQAVQENVVQQLQHLRTHPTVAERLANQSVMLHGWVYEIETGHVLAYEPTSGAFVPFGGHLGCDPAI, translated from the coding sequence ATGGAACGATCACTTGCCAGGCTGGTGGACGGCATTCGGAGATTCGAGGAACGCACGGTACTGGCGAACAAGGAGTTCTACCGGCACCTCGCCGACGGGCAGCGCCCCATCGCCATGGTAATTGCTTGCTCCGATTCCAGGGTTGATCCGCAGCTCTTCCTCCAGACCCAGCCGGGCGAACTCTTCGTCATGCGTAATGCCGGGAACATCGTTCCGCCGTATGGACTGCCGGGCAGCAGCGAGGCGGCGACGATCGAATTCGCACTCCAGGGGCTGAACATTCCACACCTGATCGTCTGCGGGCATACCCACTGCGGTGCGATGACGCGGCTGATGTCAGACACCCCTCAGCAGGACCTTCCGGCCGTGACCGCGTGGATCGGCCACGCCGAGTCGGTTCGCCGGATTGTCCATTCGCGGATGGGCTCCGGTGACTCGCCCGATCACATCCAGCAGGCCGTGCAGGAAAACGTGGTCCAGCAACTTCAGCATCTTCGCACGCACCCGACGGTAGCCGAGCGCTTGGCGAACCAGTCCGTGATGCTCCACGGGTGGGTTTACGAAATTGAAACCGGGCATGTTCTGGCGTATGAGCCGACTTCGGGAGCGTTCGTTCCCTTCGGTGGGCACTTGGGTTGCGATCCGGCCATTTGA